A segment of the Candidatus Zymogenus saltonus genome:
AATCATGATAGTCATTCCATTGTCCATAATCCGTATGGTATAGAAGAGCTGACATGTTCCGGAAATCTCCTTTTCCTCTATCGATTCAATTCTTCCCACTCCATGGGCCGGATATACAGCAAGATCCCCTACTTTAAACAACATTTAGCGTACCTCCTCAAAATAATAAAATTCTGTCAATGACAATTCATTAGCTTTCTAAATCCTCTTCTAATCCCGGTTTTTTCATTTCAAGCTCTATCGATTTCTCATTTAACCGATGGAATCCGGTCGATATCCATTCTTTTGCAGGAAACGTCATAAAATCCCGATCTAAGCTTCCCTAATTCAATTTCTATTCGTTATTATGATTACGGTCTAGTTTCAAATGCTTCTCGAATATCTTTTTAGTCTTTCAAGTCTTAAATCCCACATAGAAAAATCTCATCTGAACTCACGTGTCATTCCCCCTCCGAAGTTGCTCTCGCTCTGCCTGCCGTCGGAATCAATTCCTAAGCCCCCGCCTTTATAGAAACGAAAGGGAAACTGGAATTTTCGAAAAGTTCTAATTGGAATGTATTTTTCAATAATAGAAGTCAATAAAAGGAACTAATTATCTGAGAGCCTTTTATCGGATTTCAAGATTATCTCGATTCTTCGGTTTCTCGATTTGCCCTCATCGGTTTTGTTATCCGCCACGGGGCGGTACTCGGAGTAGCCCGTAGCGATCAAACGCTTTGGATCTATTCCCACCTCTTCCTGGAGATACCTCACCACGGTGGTGGCACGGGCCGTGGATAGCTCCCAGTTCGTAGGATATTTCCTTTTTACCGCGGGATTTGTTATCGGGACGTTGTCTGTGTGTCCCTCCACAACGATGAGTTTTCCCTCGACTTCCTTTAGTATATCGCCAACCCTTTTTAAGACCTTCAGCCCTTCCGGCTTTATCTCGGTTCTTCCGGAATCGAAGAGAACCTTGTCAAGGACATTTACAGTCAATTCCTCCTTTAATGTGGTTATCTCTATCTG
Coding sequences within it:
- a CDS encoding OmpA family protein — its product is MKNLAIVLSILLVAFAAVGGYLYLFKYRPAVSKIDSVNDKLFELETRLEKAEADRDVKAARLKEAEEKIEELTDKDKDKTKGISEIEKTYNALIEEMQKEINDGQIEITTLKEELTVNVLDKVLFDSGRTEIKPEGLKVLKRVGDILKEVEGKLIVVEGHTDNVPITNPAVKRKYPTNWELSTARATTVVRYLQEEVGIDPKRLIATGYSEYRPVADNKTDEGKSRNRRIEIILKSDKRLSDN